One window from the genome of Bufo bufo chromosome 4, aBufBuf1.1, whole genome shotgun sequence encodes:
- the LOC120998328 gene encoding zinc finger protein 260-like: MTTGNVRKKSEGNFMSSIDYKEEDTMQRSSGQNLIRFNVHPGPHSADPSYNPPNHDEPSPDQSQNVTSPELSYNPPKHEPSPDQSQIATTSIGQKGGKRFQCVECGKQFPYRSKLYSHRRSHTGEKPYSCSECGKCFISKSHLVIHERSHTGEKPYSCSECGKRFTEKSGLLIHQRIHTGEKPYSCSECGKCFTQKSILDQHKRSHTGEKPYSCSECGKRFTQKSSLDQHKSSHTREKPYSCSVCGKCFKNKSYLVKHEKSHTGEKPYSCSECGKCFTNRSDLVIHESIHTGVTPYSCLKCGKYFLCKSNLVVHEKIHTAEKPYSCSNCSKCFRVKSALIIHERIHTGEKPYSCSECGKCFTNRSDLVIHERIHRGEKPYSCSQCGKCFRGKSTLIRHERIHTGEKPYSCSECGKCFKYKSDLVKHERIHTGENPYSCSVCGKYFICKSNLVVHEKIHTGEKPHSCSNCRKCFRVKSALIRHERIHTREKPYSCLNCRKCFRFKSDLIRHERIHTGEKPYLCSDCGKSFKYKSDLVKHEKSHTEENTI, translated from the exons atgaccacag GAAATGTCAGGAAGAAGTCTGAGGGAAACTTCATGTCATCAATAGATTATAAAGAAGAGGATACCATGCAGCGTTCTTCAGGACAAAACTTAATCCGTTTTAATGTACACCCAGGACCTCACAGTGCAGACCCATCATATAATCCTCCTAATCATGAtgaaccttctcctgaccaatcacagaaCGTCACAAGTCCAGAACTATCATATAATCCTCCTAAACATGAGCCTTCTCCTGACCAGTCACAGATTGCTACCACAAGTATCGGGCAGAAAGGGGGTAAAAGGTTTCAATGTGTAGAATGTGGAAAACAGTTTCCATATAGATCAAAGCTATATTCTCACagaagaagtcacacaggagagaagccatattcatgttcagaatgtgggaaatgctttataagtaaatcacatcttgttatacatgagagaagtcacacaggagagaagccatattcatgttcagaatgtggaaagcgTTTCACTGAAAAATCAGGTCTCctaatacatcagagaattcacacaggggagaagccatattcctgttcagaatgtggaaaatgttttacccaGAAATCAATCCTTGATCAacataagagaagtcacacaggagagaagccatattcctgttcagaatgtggaaaacgtTTTACCCAGAAATCAAGTCTTGATCAACATAAATCAAGTCACacaagagagaagccatattcatgctcagtatgtgggaaatgttttaaaaataaatcaTATCTTGTAAAACATGagaaaagtcacacaggagagaagccgtattcctgttcagaatgcgggaaatgttttacaaatagaTCAGACCTAGTTATACATGAAAGCATTCACACAGGAGTAACGCCGTATTCATGTTTAAAATGTGGAAAATACTTCCTatgtaaatcaaatcttgttgtgCATGAAAAAATTCACACAGCAGAAAAGCCATATTCCTGTTCAAATTGTAGTAAATGTTTTCGAGTTAAATCAGCTCTtattatacatgagagaattcacacaggagagaagccgtattcctgttcagaatgtgggaaatgctttacaaaTAGATCAGACctagttatacatgagagaattcacagaggagagaagccgtattcatgttctcagtgtgggaaatgttttagaggTAAATCAACTCTTattagacatgagagaattcacacaggagagaagccgtattcatgttcagaatgtgggaaatgttttaaatatAAATCGGATCTTGtaaaacatgagagaattcacacaggggagaatccatattcatgttcagtatGTGGAAAATACTTCATatgtaaatcaaatcttgttgtacatgagaaaattcacacaggagaaaagccgcATTCGTGTTCAAATTGTAGGAAATGCTTTAGAGTTAAATCAGCTCTTATTAGACATGAAAGAATTCACAcgagagagaagccgtattcatgtttaaATTGTAGAAAATGCTTTAGATTCAAATCAGATCTTATCAGACATGagcgaattcacacaggagagaagccgtatttatGTTCAGACTGTGGAAAAAGTTTTAAATATAAATCGGATCTTGTAAAACATGAGAAAAGTCACACAGAGGAGAATACAATTTAA